A section of the Clostridium sp. TW13 genome encodes:
- the asd gene encoding aspartate-semialdehyde dehydrogenase has translation MSKLKVGILGATGFVGQRLITLLNNHPYFQVTVLAASKSSAGKTYEESIKGRWKLNLPMPDFVNNIMVKDVYNLDEIIKDVDFVFCAVNMPSNEIKELEELYAKADIPVISNNSANRWTEDVPMIIPEINNNHLDVIDAQRKRLGTQKGFIVTKPNCSIQSYVPAITALLEFKPTKILVCTYQAISGAGKIFSDWPEINDNAIPYISGEESKSEKEPLKIWGTVRNGKIVPATNPVISAQCIRVPVSDGHLAGVFVSFEKKPTKEQILEHWRNFKGKPQELKLPLAPKQFLTYFEQDDRPQTGLDRDIERGMGVSIGRLREDTLFDYKFVCLSHNTLRGAAGGSVLTAELLKAEGLL, from the coding sequence ATGAGTAAACTTAAAGTTGGTATTCTTGGTGCCACTGGATTTGTTGGTCAAAGATTAATCACATTACTTAATAACCACCCATATTTTCAAGTTACAGTATTAGCTGCTAGCAAAAGTTCTGCAGGTAAAACTTATGAAGAATCAATTAAAGGTAGATGGAAACTTAATTTGCCTATGCCTGATTTCGTTAATAACATTATGGTAAAAGATGTTTATAATCTTGATGAAATAATAAAAGATGTTGATTTTGTGTTCTGCGCGGTAAATATGCCATCAAACGAAATTAAAGAGTTAGAAGAACTGTATGCTAAAGCAGATATTCCCGTTATATCAAATAATTCTGCTAACAGATGGACTGAAGATGTCCCAATGATTATTCCTGAAATCAATAACAATCATTTAGATGTTATTGATGCTCAACGTAAGAGATTAGGAACCCAGAAAGGTTTTATAGTAACCAAACCAAACTGCTCAATCCAAAGTTATGTTCCTGCAATAACTGCATTATTAGAATTTAAACCTACAAAGATTTTAGTTTGTACTTATCAAGCTATCTCTGGTGCAGGTAAAATATTTAGTGATTGGCCAGAAATTAATGATAATGCAATCCCCTACATCTCTGGCGAAGAAAGCAAAAGTGAAAAAGAACCATTAAAAATTTGGGGCACTGTTAGAAATGGAAAAATAGTTCCTGCTACGAACCCTGTAATTAGTGCTCAATGTATCCGTGTTCCCGTTTCTGATGGTCACTTAGCTGGAGTTTTTGTTTCATTTGAAAAGAAACCTACTAAAGAACAGATTCTTGAGCATTGGAGAAATTTTAAAGGCAAACCTCAAGAACTAAAACTTCCTCTAGCTCCTAAACAATTTTTAACTTATTTTGAGCAAGATGATAGGCCTCAAACAGGTCTAGACAGAGATATTGAAAGGGGAATGGGGGTTAGTATTGGTAGACTTAGAGAAGATACCTTATTTGATTATAAATTTGTATGCTTATCCCACAACACATTAAGAGGTGCTGCTGGTGGCTCAGTATTAACAGCTGAATTATTAAAGGCTGAGGGTTTACTTTAA